TTCTGGCTCGCTCCATATCGAGCGTCGGGATGTTCTGTGCATGCATGGGCAATAACAGATCGCCCGCTTCTACAATTCCGATCCGTTTGCCACTCGCTTTGAGCTGATCGCACAGCCTCCAGAGAACGGCGCTGCCCCCCGCACCGGTTCCGACAATCAGTACGTCATAGTCAGTTTTCTCCATCTGTTCAAGCGGGGTAAGCGGAATCCATTGATCCAAATATCCTGTTACGGGAGCAGGCGGGCAAGTAAGCGGAATATTCATCCCTGGTACGGCTATGGATGGAAGTCTTACCGGCCTGCCGCCAATGATCTGGTCGGGGCCTTCAATGGCAGGATTCAGCGCCAGGAGTTCCGCGACTTCGATCTGATTTTGATTCGCGATTTTTTGGAGAGTATAACCATCGTTCGCGATGCATATTCTCACGGGTTCACTTCCTTTCGTACTACTGCGTTGCAGCACGTCCGCCCCTTTAATTCCGCAAAAAGATTCAAATACATATATATGGCTGCTTGCAGGAACTATGTATTATGTTTTTGCGATCCGAAATAAAGAACCCATGAGTTAGGTAATTTCTCAGCCGCAACAGCGGATGGCAGATCCATCCCAATGGCGCGAAGCGTTTCAAATTCCATTAAATATTCGCCGGCCGAAGCGGCAAAGCCCGGGTTGCGGTTACCGAAGCTAATCGGATCCGAAACGCGTAGTTCGCCGAATCCCGTCCGAATGATCAGTAAATCCGTACCGGTGATATGTTCGGCAAAAGGCGCGAGGTCGGATTTTTCAATTAACTCATCGTCTTTCTTGGGTATATCGAGAATTTTCACTTGCGTAAATATAAAGCTGTCTATAGACATTTAATAGAGACTTTTACCCCGGGTCGGATCGTCAAGCAGAAGAATTTTGGGACTGGTCGACAACCATTTTCCAAGCACAACCTTTTGTTGATTCCCACCGCTTAGGCTGCTAACGGGGCGGTTCACATCTTTTGCTTTTATGACAAGCTTGGAGACCATATTATTGGTAAGCTGATTGCGCTTGATATCGGATATCCAGCCGAGATTAGAAATTCGTTTCCAAACAGCCATTGCCAGGTTATCTTCGATGGGAAGTGAAAGGTGCAAGGCTCGTCCCTTCCGGTCTGCCGGTGAATAGGCAATAGCTTCGTTTGACCGTGTCCCTGAAGCCCGGCAACGCCGCAAATTTCTCCAGGCCTTAATTCAAATTCGATATTATGCAGATCGACCCCGGCCCTGTCAGCTGCCTCTTCAATTACTTGAAAAATTGATCGACATCAGCCGGTTTGACTTGCGGATCAATAAAGTTGCCTTCAGGTTCAGCCAGGCTCTGACGCAGACTATTGCGATTCCGGCAATTACATCCTTGTTCCTGCAATTTCGGTGCATATTACGATCTTCCGTTAACCGTGCATCTGCCGCCAGCTGTCGGACAGCGGTAACCGCTTACAATTTCCTTGTCAATGATATTCGAATTTCCCTGAAGCTGCCTTTTTTGGGCTTATTCGAATTTTCCAACGTCAGTTCTCGGTCCCGAAAAGATGAAATCATATAACAACCCTCTTTTCAATGTAAGTAAACTACATTAATTTATTAATTTAAATTTTGTTTTACTACATTTTAATAATATCCTATTTTTCTTGCCTGCTGCCGGTCCTGACGCACAAAAAGAACCAACCGGTAAGTTCCGATTGGCCCGAATGAGCTGCTCCCCGCCTTGTATGGTGCTGTGCCGTAGCTTGGCGACGGCCTCAAAGTCCTTTCATGTATGAAGCGCATGATCGATCGGAAACGCCTCTCCGGACCATGCCAGCTTTGCGGTCCAGGAGGCCTCACCCTGCCAGAAGGGGTTGTCCGGGCCGAGACCGAGCGGAAGAAACACAGCGGCGCACAAATATAAACTCCCGTTGAGATATAATGCTCTCCGATCTCCGGCTGCGTGCCGCAAAAGCCGATTCGAAGCCAGCCGTTCTCATCGAAGGTTCCCGGCATTTCGAGCGTCCTTCTTATAACAGCCGTCAGCGCGCACCGCACACCGGCAGGCGTAACCGAAGGGGGAAGCTTCTCCAGCAGCGCGATATGCGCCAGCGAATGAAAGGCGCCACAGCGGTAAGCGAGCGAGCGGCCGAGCGGCGGGAATGTGCCTTCCGGCGAAATCATGCGCTCCTGCGTTTCGGCATAACGGGCAGCCTTGGTCATCATCGGCTCGACCATGGACCGCCACTCGCTCTCCTCAGCTCCAACGGCGCGGAGGATATCGACCAGCATCGGCTGGATCACGAAGCTGTTGTAATAATCGGCGCGGTAATCCGGTCCGTCCCCGTATGTGCCGTCGCCCAAATACCACTGATCATGCTGTTTCAGCGCATAATCAATACGCATGCGGTCCCAGTCGGATTCGCCGGCCTGGAATAAAGCGGTTTCAATGGCGGCCGAGAAGAGCAGCCAATTGCTGAAATACGGCTTTCTTGTGCGGGTGGCTTTGAGGGCCTGTACCAGGTTACGGCGAACCCGCCCGTCAAGCGATTCCCACAGCGTCCGGGGTGCCCTGAGCAAAGCGAGCGCGAGGAATGCCGCATCTACAATCGGCTGCCCG
This is a stretch of genomic DNA from Paenibacillus sp. sptzw28. It encodes these proteins:
- a CDS encoding cyclase family protein, encoding MSIDSFIFTQVKILDIPKKDDELIEKSDLAPFAEHITGTDLLIIRTGFGELRVSDPISFGNRNPGFAASAGEYLMEFETLRAIGMDLPSAVAAEKLPNSWVLYFGSQKHNT
- a CDS encoding ATP-binding cassette domain-containing protein, coding for MAVWKRISNLGWISDIKRNQLTNNMVSKLVIKAKDVNRPVSSLSGGNQQKVVLGKWLSTSPKILLLDDPTRGKSLY